The Actinoplanes sp. N902-109 genomic interval GCGCCCGGTTCATGTTCGAATCGGTGGCCGACCCGATCGCGGCAACCACATCCCCCAGCTGCAGGTCCTCCGCCAACGCGCCGCACGAACCGATCCGGATCACCGACGTCACGCCGTACTCGTTGATCAGCTCGTGGGTGTAGATCGACGCCGACGGCATCCCCATCCCGGACCCCTGCACGGACACGGGAACGCCGTCCCACGTGCCGGTGAACCCCAGCATCCCCCGCACCTGGGTGTAACAGACCGGATCCTTCAGGAACGTCTCGGCGATCCACTTCGCCCGCATCGGATCCCCGGGAAGCAGGACCCGCTCAGCGATATCGCCCGGCTGCGCGCCGATGTGCACACTCATGAAGCATGATCCTGCCAGGCCAGACCCCCTGCGGTGCGGTTTGGGTAACCCGCGCGCAGCCGCCCCGGGCGGTCGGGTAACCTACTTCG includes:
- the deoD gene encoding purine-nucleoside phosphorylase, yielding MSVHIGAQPGDIAERVLLPGDPMRAKWIAETFLKDPVCYTQVRGMLGFTGTWDGVPVSVQGSGMGMPSASIYTHELINEYGVTSVIRIGSCGALAEDLQLGDVVAAIGSATDSNMNRARFDGLVDYAPVADFGLLRTAVDVAERRGIPMRVGPILAADAFYTDRPDLYDTLADYGVLAVEMESAAIYTIAARFRAKALTILTVSDHIKRGDKMEADQREQGFSDMVRIGLDTAIA